Proteins found in one Roseinatronobacter sp. S2 genomic segment:
- a CDS encoding mechanosensitive ion channel family protein — protein sequence MTLLKRLIAPILFLTVLAFVVTFQPHVTARIGVAPWGEQGRNILTIAAYLGMAWLLSRVADLILSRVRPRSRPVPKLLRELISGSLFLVATLSGVMLLMGHSSGSALASSGIVLALLGFAVRNIVADILSGIALGLEAPFRIADWVHIEGLARGRVVEIGWRTTRLLTRDSTYVILPNSQISRQRIVNYSAPRSDFRAQMEITLDHAVPARKGVEILQAALARAHVIKQVPAPDVRIQAIEVDGIHYAMRYWLERFDHEIDARDAIWHEVDMALRRTSTSPPVQRIRILDNRIADSARQEEGTFVRHADPAISSVRSHDKMKPSCAKQ from the coding sequence ATGACTTTGTTGAAGCGGTTGATCGCGCCCATCTTGTTTCTCACTGTACTCGCGTTCGTCGTGACCTTCCAACCGCATGTGACCGCACGCATTGGCGTCGCCCCATGGGGCGAGCAAGGAAGAAATATTCTCACGATTGCAGCCTACTTAGGCATGGCATGGCTTCTCAGCAGGGTCGCAGACTTGATTCTGTCCAGAGTGCGGCCGCGGAGTCGACCAGTGCCAAAGCTTTTACGTGAGCTCATCTCGGGATCTCTGTTTCTAGTCGCTACGCTTTCAGGTGTGATGCTTTTGATGGGTCACAGTTCAGGTAGCGCACTTGCAAGCTCTGGTATCGTACTGGCGTTACTAGGCTTCGCGGTCCGAAATATCGTGGCTGATATACTATCGGGAATTGCGCTTGGTCTCGAGGCCCCTTTCCGCATCGCGGATTGGGTCCATATCGAAGGATTGGCCCGTGGTCGGGTTGTAGAGATTGGGTGGCGAACAACGCGCCTGCTAACTCGGGATTCAACCTATGTGATCTTGCCCAACAGTCAAATCTCGCGCCAACGCATCGTCAACTACAGTGCTCCACGTTCCGATTTTCGGGCCCAAATGGAGATTACGCTCGATCATGCTGTTCCCGCCCGCAAAGGTGTTGAAATACTGCAGGCGGCGTTGGCGCGCGCGCACGTGATCAAGCAAGTACCCGCTCCTGACGTTCGCATTCAGGCAATTGAGGTTGACGGAATTCATTATGCGATGCGCTATTGGCTTGAGAGATTTGATCATGAAATCGACGCACGTGATGCAATATGGCATGAAGTCGATATGGCGCTACGCCGGACAAGTACTTCGCCTCCAGTTCAGCGCATTAGAATTCTTGATAATCGCATCGCGGATAGCGCCCGCCAAGAAGAGGGCACATTTGTGCGACACGCTGACCCGGCCATTAGCTCGGTTAGAAGCCATGACAAAATGAAGCCCAGCTGCGCGAAGCAGTAA
- a CDS encoding HPP family protein — translation MALTFSGAILIALNSWLGSAHGLLLIAPLGATAFLIFAVPNSPLAQPWSAVVGNGVSAFVAVSILHWGLPLELAAGFSILGAMVAMAALRAMHPPGAAVALATVLTDPLSGGLGYSFVAAPVIFDTVLLVTIAIIYNRTTGRHYPFRQMESLGVHSTTDPTPERRVGLSVHDLSLLLDRFNLSANIGAEDFGRLLAAAEAEAARRHFEGMTCGAVMSRDLITVTPDTPVGVVAELFRRHSFKTLPVVDDGSVPRGIITQNDLIQRARLDSMVGGMGFAAALTRIARVGRGRHLRACDIMTADMRTVGPTDSISILVQMLADDGVQAAPVVEGLRLVGIVTRSDLIAALACQTLLAGTLSKDE, via the coding sequence ATGGCACTTACCTTCTCCGGTGCGATCTTGATCGCCCTGAATTCCTGGCTTGGTTCAGCGCATGGATTGTTGCTTATCGCTCCACTCGGGGCAACCGCGTTCCTGATCTTTGCTGTTCCGAACTCCCCGCTGGCGCAGCCATGGTCGGCGGTGGTCGGGAACGGAGTATCTGCCTTCGTAGCTGTCAGCATTCTACACTGGGGTTTGCCACTCGAATTAGCAGCAGGCTTCTCCATTTTAGGGGCTATGGTAGCGATGGCGGCTTTGCGCGCCATGCACCCACCGGGCGCTGCGGTGGCATTGGCAACAGTTTTGACCGATCCGCTCTCCGGAGGGCTTGGCTACAGCTTCGTGGCGGCGCCTGTAATCTTCGATACTGTCCTGTTGGTAACAATAGCCATAATTTATAACCGAACAACGGGTCGGCATTATCCTTTCCGCCAGATGGAGTCTTTAGGTGTCCACTCCACCACTGACCCTACGCCGGAACGGCGCGTGGGTTTAAGCGTGCATGATCTGTCTCTTCTGCTCGACCGATTCAACCTAAGCGCCAATATCGGCGCTGAGGATTTTGGCCGCCTTCTGGCCGCCGCTGAAGCCGAGGCCGCACGACGTCACTTCGAAGGCATGACTTGCGGCGCAGTCATGTCGCGTGATCTGATCACGGTCACACCCGATACCCCTGTCGGCGTTGTTGCAGAACTTTTTCGTAGGCACAGCTTCAAAACCTTGCCCGTCGTGGATGACGGCAGCGTCCCGCGTGGCATCATCACCCAGAATGACCTGATTCAGCGCGCGCGTCTCGACTCGATGGTTGGTGGCATGGGTTTCGCGGCAGCTTTGACACGCATTGCGCGCGTGGGGCGTGGCCGGCATCTCCGCGCCTGCGACATTATGACTGCTGACATGCGGACCGTCGGTCCAACTGACAGCATCAGTATCCTGGTCCAGATGCTGGCTGATGATGGTGTACAAGCGGCCCCTGTCGTGGAGGGCCTGCGCCTCGTCGGTATAGTGACACGGTCGGACCTGATCGCAGCTCTGGCATGCCAAACGCTTCTTGCAGGCACCCTATCGAAGGATGAGTGA
- a CDS encoding 5-formyltetrahydrofolate cyclo-ligase: MASEIAPDYFDPLGVDPEQARDVARWRRAERMRLCALRKALSVEARVAIEATLSMHLKDLLAARFSDMRNRLFSAYWPIKGEPDLRPLMADLHAAGVRVALPLVEMKHAPLVFRRWTPETRMVRGDWNIPVPPQEAEVVTPDVALAPLVGWDRDCYRLGYGGGYFDRTLAHLSPRPFIIGIGLQAAELATIYPQPHDIRLDAIITEEGLEVMHGAKFTEQL, from the coding sequence ATGGCGAGCGAGATCGCACCCGACTATTTCGACCCGCTGGGCGTCGACCCCGAGCAGGCGCGCGACGTTGCACGCTGGCGCCGGGCCGAGCGGATGAGACTGTGCGCCCTGCGCAAGGCGCTGAGCGTCGAGGCACGCGTTGCCATTGAAGCCACGTTGTCCATGCACTTAAAAGACCTTCTCGCGGCGCGTTTCAGCGACATGCGCAACCGCCTGTTCTCGGCCTACTGGCCGATCAAAGGCGAACCCGACCTGCGCCCCCTGATGGCTGATCTGCATGCAGCGGGCGTAAGGGTCGCGCTGCCTCTGGTCGAGATGAAACATGCTCCGCTCGTCTTCCGCCGCTGGACGCCCGAGACGCGCATGGTGCGGGGCGACTGGAACATTCCCGTCCCACCGCAAGAGGCGGAAGTGGTGACGCCGGATGTGGCACTTGCCCCGCTTGTTGGCTGGGACCGCGATTGCTATCGACTAGGATATGGCGGAGGCTACTTTGACCGCACGCTCGCCCATCTGTCACCGCGTCCCTTCATCATCGGCATCGGCCTGCAGGCGGCCGAGCTCGCGACGATCTACCCGCAGCCACACGATATCCGCCTCGACGCAATCATCACTGAGGAAGGCTTGGAAGTCATGCACGGGGCCAAATTTACTGAACAACTATAG
- a CDS encoding group III truncated hemoglobin has protein sequence MAKPQNLHLTHSVRPDHTARLMEETGLDDRVLHDLVHAFYARIRLDPVLGPIFADRIIDWTPHLDRMVAFWSSVALMTGRYRGRPVPAHTPLPIQAAHFDRWLALFRETAHTTCTPEGAAHVIERAERIARSLHIAVQQAQADTVSVPVLRQRDTP, from the coding sequence ATGGCAAAGCCACAAAATCTTCACCTGACGCACTCTGTGCGCCCCGATCACACTGCACGGCTGATGGAGGAGACCGGCCTTGACGACCGCGTGTTGCATGATCTTGTCCATGCCTTCTATGCAAGGATCCGTCTGGATCCGGTCTTGGGCCCAATCTTCGCGGATCGAATCATCGACTGGACCCCGCATTTGGACCGCATGGTGGCTTTCTGGTCTTCTGTGGCGCTGATGACAGGTCGCTATCGTGGTCGCCCGGTGCCCGCGCACACGCCGTTGCCCATTCAGGCCGCGCATTTCGATCGATGGCTGGCCCTGTTCCGGGAAACGGCGCACACGACCTGCACGCCCGAAGGCGCGGCACATGTGATCGAACGCGCCGAGCGCATCGCTCGCTCGCTCCACATCGCGGTGCAGCAGGCGCAAGCCGACACTGTTTCAGTTCCCGTCCTGCGCCAAAGGGATACGCCATGA
- a CDS encoding Rrf2 family transcriptional regulator, which produces MRLTFFTDYGLRMLMRMGSAPDRAFSTAELAEEFGLSRNHLSKIMQRLAAGGLIETRRGSGGGATLAKGASEIRLGDVVRLLEEGQPLVECFGEGGACTLDGHCRLKGRLRAAEAAFLAHLDRSTLQDIALEPLSAT; this is translated from the coding sequence ATGCGTCTGACCTTTTTCACTGATTATGGCCTGCGCATGCTGATGCGCATGGGAAGCGCCCCGGATCGCGCCTTCTCTACGGCCGAACTGGCCGAGGAGTTCGGCCTGTCGCGCAATCACCTGTCCAAGATCATGCAACGGCTTGCAGCTGGCGGCCTGATCGAGACGCGTCGCGGCAGTGGCGGTGGCGCGACCCTGGCCAAAGGGGCGTCTGAAATTCGTCTGGGAGATGTGGTGCGCCTGCTGGAAGAGGGTCAGCCGCTTGTAGAATGTTTCGGAGAAGGCGGGGCCTGCACCCTTGATGGCCATTGTCGCCTGAAGGGACGGCTGCGCGCCGCCGAGGCAGCATTTCTTGCCCATCTCGACCGATCGACACTTCAGGATATCGCGCTGGAGCCGCTTAGCGCCACATGA
- the ccoN gene encoding cytochrome-c oxidase, cbb3-type subunit I, with product MTSTLTFTERRVGIILAILTCLLGLIMAVAANQGPMAVHGYIAMALGLYLVFVLSGSLYDHPEPPFSRLTRYCDAPVRFGVIMTLIWAVVGMAVGLWLATLMYWPEATPLWPATSYGRLRPVHTSGVIFGFGGNALIATSLYIVQRTTRARLADGFSPWFVLIGFNLFCVWAATGYLMGQTQSKEYAEPEWYADLLLLIVWVVYFVLYMRTLARRAEPHIYVSNWWFLAFIVVVAMLHIVNNLAIPVTWNSGKSYTIWSGVQDAMIQWWYGHNAVAFFLTAGFLGMLYYFLPVRAGRPIWSYRLSIVSFWGIVFFYMWAGSHHLHYTALPYWVQTLGMTFSVMLLVPSWASAGNAILTLNGAWHKVRDDATLRFMFVAAVFYGLVTFEGSFMAIRPVNSLSHYTDWTVGHVHSGTLGWVAMIVFGALYTLVPKLYGRETMAWPKAVEWHFWLAVSGTLIYVISLWNAGIVQGLMWRAYDDGGGLAYSFLESMEAMLPYYALRTLGGGLFLVGAILCALNCRATMRADGTVTDASDRPLTAAQAAE from the coding sequence ATGACCAGCACGCTGACATTCACCGAGCGCAGGGTGGGCATCATTCTTGCTATCCTGACGTGTCTTCTCGGGCTGATAATGGCGGTGGCTGCAAACCAGGGGCCCATGGCGGTGCATGGCTATATCGCAATGGCCCTCGGGCTCTATCTTGTATTCGTTCTGAGTGGGTCGCTCTATGACCACCCGGAACCGCCATTCAGCCGCCTGACCCGCTATTGTGATGCTCCGGTCCGGTTTGGCGTCATCATGACACTTATCTGGGCAGTGGTCGGCATGGCTGTGGGGCTCTGGCTTGCGACGCTGATGTACTGGCCAGAGGCGACACCGCTCTGGCCTGCTACCAGTTATGGTCGCCTGCGCCCCGTCCATACCTCGGGCGTGATCTTCGGCTTTGGCGGCAATGCGCTGATTGCAACCTCGCTCTATATCGTCCAGCGCACGACGCGCGCGCGGTTGGCCGATGGGTTCAGCCCGTGGTTCGTCTTGATAGGGTTCAACCTGTTCTGCGTTTGGGCCGCAACCGGCTACCTGATGGGGCAGACGCAATCCAAGGAATATGCCGAACCCGAATGGTATGCCGATCTGCTGCTGCTCATCGTCTGGGTGGTCTATTTCGTGCTATACATGCGCACCCTCGCGCGGCGGGCCGAGCCGCATATCTATGTCTCGAACTGGTGGTTTCTGGCTTTCATCGTCGTGGTGGCGATGCTGCACATCGTCAACAACCTCGCCATTCCGGTCACGTGGAACTCGGGCAAGAGCTATACGATCTGGTCAGGAGTGCAGGATGCGATGATCCAGTGGTGGTACGGGCATAACGCAGTCGCCTTTTTCCTGACCGCCGGGTTTCTGGGCATGCTCTATTATTTCCTGCCAGTACGGGCCGGGCGGCCGATCTGGTCCTACCGGCTATCGATCGTCAGTTTCTGGGGGATCGTGTTCTTCTACATGTGGGCGGGTTCGCACCATCTGCATTACACCGCGCTGCCCTACTGGGTGCAGACGCTGGGGATGACGTTTTCGGTCATGCTGCTGGTGCCAAGCTGGGCCTCGGCGGGGAACGCGATCCTGACGCTGAACGGTGCCTGGCACAAGGTGCGCGATGATGCGACGCTGCGCTTCATGTTCGTGGCCGCAGTGTTCTACGGACTGGTGACTTTCGAGGGGTCATTCATGGCCATCCGCCCGGTCAATTCCCTGTCGCATTACACGGACTGGACCGTCGGACATGTGCATTCAGGCACATTGGGCTGGGTTGCAATGATCGTCTTTGGTGCGCTCTATACCCTCGTCCCGAAGCTTTATGGTCGCGAGACAATGGCCTGGCCCAAGGCAGTGGAGTGGCATTTCTGGCTCGCTGTGTCGGGAACGCTGATCTACGTGATCTCTCTGTGGAATGCGGGCATCGTTCAGGGGCTGATGTGGCGTGCTTATGATGATGGCGGCGGGCTGGCCTACAGTTTCCTCGAATCGATGGAAGCGATGTTGCCCTATTATGCTCTTCGCACCTTGGGCGGTGGGCTGTTTCTGGTCGGCGCCATCCTGTGCGCGCTGAACTGTCGCGCCACAATGCGCGCCGACGGCACTGTCACTGACGCGTCAGACCGTCCCCTGACAGCTGCACAGGCGGCGGAGTGA
- the ccoO gene encoding cytochrome-c oxidase, cbb3-type subunit II, producing MLKLHYNLEKLSMGLVGGIILVASIGGIVEIAPLFTIDETVEIPDDMRPHTPLELAGREIYIREGCYACHSQMIRSLADELDRYGPYSIAAESAYNHPMLWGSKRTGPDLARVGGKYSDDWHVAHMMNPRDVVPTSIMPSYPWLMRPLDSSLLEPSLATLARLGVPYDEDMVANARADALAQARPNSDSVDDLRTRYGENINVRVFDGNPARLSEMDAVVAYLQSLGTLTSAAHDLHQETTE from the coding sequence ATGCTGAAACTGCATTACAACCTTGAAAAACTGTCCATGGGCCTTGTCGGCGGGATCATCCTCGTGGCCTCGATCGGCGGGATTGTCGAGATCGCGCCGCTCTTTACCATCGACGAGACCGTGGAAATTCCCGACGACATGCGTCCTCATACGCCGCTGGAGCTTGCTGGGCGCGAAATCTATATCCGTGAAGGCTGCTATGCCTGTCACAGCCAGATGATCCGCAGTCTGGCGGATGAGCTGGACCGCTACGGACCTTATTCGATAGCTGCCGAAAGTGCCTATAACCACCCCATGCTATGGGGGTCCAAGCGCACCGGGCCGGATCTTGCACGTGTTGGCGGGAAATACTCGGATGACTGGCATGTGGCGCATATGATGAATCCGCGCGACGTGGTCCCGACTTCGATCATGCCATCCTATCCTTGGCTGATGCGTCCGCTGGACAGCTCGCTTCTGGAGCCCAGCCTCGCGACACTGGCGCGCCTCGGCGTACCATATGACGAAGATATGGTCGCGAATGCCCGTGCTGATGCGCTGGCGCAAGCCCGGCCAAACTCGGACAGTGTCGACGACCTGCGGACCCGCTATGGCGAGAATATCAATGTGCGCGTCTTCGACGGCAACCCTGCACGCTTGTCCGAGATGGACGCTGTGGTCGCCTATCTGCAATCGCTCGGAACACTGACATCAGCAGCCCATGATCTGCATCAGGAGACTACGGAATGA
- a CDS encoding cbb3-type cytochrome c oxidase subunit 3 yields MNYETLVLIAKIFGPIWMGGFLLIVLIRAYNPRRKVEQERIARSILPQEGSAPSEMRRKGTQV; encoded by the coding sequence ATGAATTACGAAACCCTTGTTCTGATTGCAAAGATATTCGGCCCTATCTGGATGGGGGGCTTTCTGCTGATCGTCCTGATCCGAGCCTATAATCCCCGTCGGAAAGTGGAGCAGGAACGTATCGCACGATCCATCCTGCCCCAAGAAGGATCGGCCCCCTCAGAGATGCGGCGGAAAGGGACGCAAGTATGA
- the ccoP gene encoding cytochrome-c oxidase, cbb3-type subunit III translates to MTTDPHELPGADKTGSRAIDPVTGYETTGHDWGGITELNTPFPKIVLVALALTFVYSMIAWVLLPSWPLVRSYLPGVLGLDQGEMARVSFEGVTERRSAWLDQFASGDFAALAEDAALMATALPAAHRLFLDNCAMCHGQDGAGGPGFPALNSADWMWGGTPEDIAVTLQVGINAEHPDTRWAEMPAFEWMDRSERLTLSDYVADLPTGNADHESEGATLFDENCAACHNDQGAGGFMNGAPSLVDHAVIYGQDVDTVMDILLRGRQGIMPHWSNRLSDAEINLLALYTARLSGAAPEDMRPQAMVETEE, encoded by the coding sequence ATGACCACCGATCCGCATGAGCTTCCTGGTGCTGACAAGACTGGCAGCCGCGCGATTGATCCGGTGACCGGTTACGAAACCACCGGCCACGATTGGGGCGGCATCACGGAACTCAATACGCCGTTTCCGAAAATTGTGTTGGTCGCTCTGGCGCTGACCTTTGTTTATTCGATGATTGCTTGGGTGCTTCTGCCCAGTTGGCCACTTGTGCGCAGTTATCTGCCCGGTGTGCTGGGGCTGGACCAGGGCGAAATGGCGCGGGTCAGCTTCGAAGGTGTAACCGAGCGGCGGAGCGCATGGCTTGATCAGTTCGCCAGCGGTGATTTTGCAGCCCTTGCCGAGGATGCCGCTCTGATGGCCACTGCGCTACCTGCCGCGCATCGCCTTTTTTTGGACAATTGCGCCATGTGCCATGGTCAGGATGGCGCGGGCGGGCCGGGCTTTCCGGCGCTGAACAGTGCCGACTGGATGTGGGGCGGGACCCCCGAAGACATTGCGGTGACCTTGCAGGTGGGCATCAATGCGGAGCACCCCGACACACGCTGGGCAGAAATGCCTGCATTCGAGTGGATGGATCGGTCAGAACGTCTGACCCTGTCTGACTATGTCGCGGATCTGCCAACGGGCAATGCCGATCACGAAAGCGAAGGCGCCACACTGTTCGATGAAAATTGTGCTGCCTGCCATAATGACCAAGGAGCAGGCGGGTTCATGAACGGTGCCCCCTCGTTGGTGGATCACGCGGTGATCTATGGTCAGGACGTTGACACCGTTATGGATATTCTGCTGCGAGGGCGTCAAGGTATCATGCCGCATTGGTCAAACCGGCTGAGTGATGCTGAAATCAATCTGCTGGCGCTTTACACCGCGCGTCTGTCCGGCGCGGCCCCCGAGGACATGCGGCCCCAAGCCATGGTGGAGACCGAGGAATGA
- a CDS encoding DUF2189 domain-containing protein — MLEPLPTIRSPERPTSKFARNLPARTALNWLTAGWDDLRAAPVQSLVYGGFVMLLSYVVLAALTATGLLYLALPALSGFLIVGPFLAAGLYSQSLRRSQGKITSLREMVLVRPASGAQMAYAGLLLGLLVLFWLRAADLLYALFFGMAPIPPAGDALSKVFFTPMGWGLLLTGTAIGGMFAAFALALSLFSVPMLMAERRDALTALGASFAMTNKNLAPCLTWGAIIGVGMALSAATALLALVVVFPVLGYGTWHAWRAIGAPAIEGGAI, encoded by the coding sequence ATGCTCGAACCTCTTCCCACTATTCGCTCGCCAGAACGTCCCACGTCGAAATTCGCACGTAACCTTCCAGCGCGCACGGCTCTCAACTGGCTTACCGCTGGCTGGGACGATTTGCGCGCAGCCCCTGTGCAGAGTCTGGTCTATGGCGGGTTTGTGATGCTTCTGTCCTATGTGGTACTCGCCGCGCTGACGGCGACAGGTCTGTTGTATCTGGCGCTGCCCGCGCTCTCGGGTTTCCTGATCGTAGGGCCGTTTCTCGCGGCAGGGCTCTACTCGCAAAGCCTGCGGCGCAGTCAGGGCAAGATCACCAGCCTGCGCGAGATGGTTCTGGTCCGTCCAGCTTCAGGGGCGCAGATGGCCTATGCCGGGCTTTTGCTGGGTCTGCTGGTGTTGTTCTGGCTGCGCGCGGCAGATCTTCTTTATGCGCTGTTTTTCGGCATGGCCCCGATCCCGCCTGCAGGTGACGCGCTGAGCAAAGTGTTCTTTACGCCCATGGGCTGGGGCCTGCTGCTGACAGGAACGGCAATTGGCGGAATGTTTGCCGCCTTCGCGCTGGCACTGAGTCTGTTTTCCGTGCCCATGCTCATGGCCGAGCGGCGAGACGCGCTAACCGCTCTTGGCGCGAGCTTCGCCATGACCAACAAGAACCTCGCGCCCTGCCTGACCTGGGGGGCCATCATCGGGGTCGGCATGGCTTTGTCAGCGGCCACTGCCCTCTTGGCGCTGGTGGTGGTTTTTCCGGTGTTGGGCTACGGCACTTGGCATGCATGGCGCGCAATTGGTGCGCCTGCAATCGAGGGCGGAGCGATATGA
- the ccoS gene encoding cbb3-type cytochrome oxidase assembly protein CcoS: MGLLGSFAFFWALRSSQFDDPDGNAWRVIASEYTPSQNRPPEKEGKLHDHMAPDPENRDSAGGL, encoded by the coding sequence ATGGGTTTGCTCGGCTCTTTTGCTTTTTTCTGGGCGCTCAGGTCAAGCCAGTTCGACGACCCCGACGGCAACGCCTGGCGTGTAATTGCCTCAGAATACACACCCTCACAAAATCGCCCACCCGAAAAGGAAGGTAAACTACATGACCACATGGCTCCCGACCCTGAAAACCGCGACTCCGCAGGAGGGCTATGA
- a CDS encoding hexameric tyrosine-coordinated heme protein — protein MTTWLPTLKTATPQEGYDLAVKMARVAIKMTQPDAEMRERLRPIYAENADALIASSQVVATHFATVAAANGYWRSNR, from the coding sequence ATGACCACATGGCTCCCGACCCTGAAAACCGCGACTCCGCAGGAGGGCTATGACCTTGCCGTTAAGATGGCGCGCGTCGCCATCAAGATGACCCAGCCGGACGCAGAGATGCGCGAGAGGCTGCGCCCAATCTATGCAGAAAACGCGGACGCGCTAATCGCGTCCAGTCAGGTGGTCGCAACGCATTTCGCGACTGTGGCAGCGGCCAACGGCTACTGGAGGAGTAACCGTTGA
- a CDS encoding transposase, whose product MPHHFASDEALQRKGDILGPITGLRTIAAVLILTFLPKIGTLERKQAGSLAGLFHHIREAGQWKGKSLIIGGRNSLRDALYMPALLAMRFKPDLKTKYATLREAGKPAKVAIITLMRKLIETANALVNVDHIWNPKPTCPRRIVTLIFALPTSSRGYV is encoded by the coding sequence TTGCCGCACCATTTCGCCAGCGATGAAGCCTTGCAGCGCAAGGGCGATATCCTGGGCCCCATCACCGGCCTCCGAACCATCGCGGCAGTTCTGATCCTGACCTTCCTACCGAAAATAGGCACGCTCGAAAGAAAGCAAGCCGGAAGTCTCGCTGGTCTTTTCCATCATATCCGCGAGGCCGGTCAGTGGAAGGGAAAGTCATTGATCATTGGCGGGAGAAATTCCCTGCGTGACGCCCTCTACATGCCTGCTCTTTTGGCCATGCGCTTCAAGCCGGACCTCAAGACAAAATATGCCACACTCCGCGAGGCAGGAAAGCCCGCCAAGGTCGCCATCATAACCCTCATGCGCAAGCTCATCGAAACTGCCAACGCTCTCGTCAACGTCGATCATATCTGGAACCCGAAACCGACTTGTCCAAGACGGATAGTCACTCTCATTTTCGCTCTTCCAACTTCATCGCGAGGGTACGTTTGA
- a CDS encoding IS3 family transposase (programmed frameshift), with the protein MTKSKMANRYSPEVRARAVRMVFEHQGSYETQAGAIAAIAPKIGCIPQTLREWIKQAEKDSGMRDGVTTEERDRIKALEREVRELRQANEILRKASAYFCAGGTRPPTEAMIAFIEDQRIVYGVESICRVLPIAPSTFYHRLACRADPSKASARHQRDAELRPEIKRVWDENYQVYGVRKAWHQMKRERFDVARCTVARLMKQIGIRGAVRGKVVKTTVPDTSAPCPRDKVNRQFRAPAPNMLWVSDFTYVSTWQGFIYVAFVIDTFADRIVGWRVSRSAKTDFVLDALEQALHDRRPVQKSGLVHHSDRGGQYLSIRYTERLAEAGIEPSVGSVGDSYDNALAETINGLYKTELVHRQGPWRNMQDLEMATLGWVDWFNHRRLLGPIGNIPPAEAEENFYAKRDVLDMVA; encoded by the exons ATGACGAAAAGCAAAATGGCAAATCGCTACTCGCCCGAGGTCCGCGCACGTGCGGTGCGGATGGTGTTCGAGCATCAGGGCTCATACGAAACGCAGGCGGGCGCGATCGCGGCCATTGCACCCAAGATTGGCTGTATTCCCCAGACGCTGCGCGAATGGATCAAGCAGGCCGAGAAAGACAGCGGCATGCGCGATGGGGTGACCACTGAGGAACGGGACCGGATCAAGGCCCTGGAGCGTGAGGTCCGGGAGCTGCGCCAGGCGAATGAAATTCTCCGCAAGGCGTCAGCTTATT TTTGCGCAGGCGGAACTCGACCGCCCACTGAAGCGATGATTGCCTTCATTGAAGATCAGCGCATTGTTTACGGCGTCGAGTCGATCTGCAGGGTTCTGCCGATCGCGCCGTCAACGTTTTATCACCGCCTCGCATGTCGCGCTGATCCTTCCAAAGCATCGGCGCGACATCAGCGGGATGCGGAATTGCGACCAGAAATCAAAAGGGTCTGGGATGAAAACTATCAAGTCTACGGGGTCCGCAAGGCGTGGCACCAGATGAAGCGCGAGCGCTTTGATGTGGCCCGCTGCACGGTTGCACGCTTGATGAAGCAGATCGGCATCCGTGGGGCTGTGCGCGGCAAGGTGGTCAAAACAACGGTTCCAGACACGTCAGCGCCCTGTCCGCGTGACAAGGTGAACCGTCAGTTCCGGGCACCGGCACCAAACATGCTGTGGGTCAGTGATTTTACCTACGTGTCGACATGGCAGGGCTTTATCTATGTGGCCTTCGTCATCGACACATTCGCTGATCGCATTGTTGGTTGGCGGGTATCGCGGTCTGCCAAGACAGACTTTGTTCTCGATGCCTTGGAACAGGCCCTGCATGATCGACGGCCTGTCCAGAAGAGCGGCTTGGTCCATCACTCGGATCGCGGCGGGCAATATTTGTCTATTCGATACACCGAGCGTTTGGCCGAAGCGGGCATTGAGCCATCGGTCGGCAGCGTCGGTGACTCATATGACAACGCCCTCGCGGAAACCATAAACGGCCTCTACAAAACCGAGCTGGTTCACCGCCAGGGCCCTTGGCGCAACATGCAGGATCTGGAAATGGCCACCCTCGGCTGGGTCGATTGGTTCAACCACAGACGCCTACTCGGGCCCATCGGGAACATCCCACCAGCAGAGGCTGAAGAGAACTTCTATGCAAAGCGTGACGTGCTCGATATGGTCGCGTGA